A region from the Flavobacterium enshiense genome encodes:
- a CDS encoding dicarboxylate/amino acid:cation symporter, translated as MKSNNKLFIAIIIALILGVILGGIVHYQFIDSKEVFSKNIKLLGTVFIRMVQMIIAPLVFTTLVVGIAKMGDMKMVGRVGAKAMGWFISASLISLLLGMVLVNTLAPGKGTNIKMDDASSASELLEKTQSFSLEEFVKHVVPKSVFESFATNEILQIVIFSIFFGIALSSFSKKEAKPILKLFDRISHVVLKMVTYIMWLAPLGVFGAVAAAVASYGFEIFSLYANYLLAFAFGIIVLWILLLLVGYLILGNRLWDLLRRIKSPLLIAFSTTSSEAVFPKMVEELERFGCQPRIVSFTLPLGYSFNLDGSMMYMTFASIFIAQVYGIDMPLDKQLTMLLVLMLTSKGVAGVPRASLIVVVATCAMFGIPPEGIALILPIDHFCDMARSMTNVLGNALATSAVDKWETKSVN; from the coding sequence GTGAAAAGCAATAACAAACTCTTTATAGCGATTATTATCGCACTAATTCTTGGTGTTATTTTGGGAGGGATTGTTCACTACCAGTTTATTGACTCCAAGGAAGTTTTTTCAAAAAATATTAAATTATTAGGAACTGTGTTCATCCGAATGGTTCAAATGATTATCGCGCCGTTGGTTTTTACAACTTTAGTAGTAGGAATTGCCAAAATGGGAGATATGAAAATGGTTGGCCGTGTAGGAGCCAAAGCAATGGGATGGTTCATTTCAGCTTCATTGATTTCGCTTTTGTTGGGAATGGTGCTGGTAAATACCTTAGCGCCAGGAAAAGGAACCAATATTAAGATGGATGATGCTTCTTCGGCTTCCGAGTTATTGGAAAAAACACAATCCTTTTCATTAGAGGAGTTCGTTAAACACGTTGTTCCGAAGAGTGTATTTGAGTCTTTTGCCACCAATGAAATCCTGCAGATTGTAATCTTCTCTATCTTTTTCGGTATTGCATTATCTTCGTTCAGTAAAAAAGAAGCTAAACCCATTTTAAAACTTTTCGACCGCATTTCGCATGTGGTTTTGAAAATGGTTACCTATATTATGTGGTTGGCACCGCTGGGTGTTTTTGGAGCTGTTGCAGCTGCGGTTGCAAGCTACGGATTTGAAATCTTCAGTTTGTATGCGAATTATCTTTTAGCGTTTGCCTTTGGAATTATTGTCTTATGGATACTTCTGCTTTTAGTGGGTTATCTGATACTTGGTAATCGTCTTTGGGATTTGTTAAGAAGAATCAAGAGTCCGCTACTGATTGCCTTTTCCACAACCAGTAGTGAGGCGGTTTTCCCTAAAATGGTGGAGGAGCTGGAGCGTTTCGGTTGTCAGCCGAGAATTGTGTCGTTTACATTACCTTTAGGATATTCGTTTAACCTTGATGGAAGTATGATGTACATGACCTTCGCCAGTATTTTTATTGCACAGGTTTATGGAATTGACATGCCGTTGGACAAACAGCTGACGATGTTGCTGGTTTTAATGCTTACAAGTAAAGGTGTAGCCGGTGTGCCGAGAGCTTCCTTAATTGTTGTTGTGGCGACTTGTGCCATGTTCGGTATCCCGCCGGAAGGAATTGCACTTATTTTACCGATTGACCATTTCTGTGACATGGCAAGAAGTATGACTAACGTGTTAGGAAATGCGTTGGCAACCAGTGCGGTTGATAAATGGGAAACTAAAAGTGTAAATTAA
- a CDS encoding DedA family protein — MKEDFHWTQLLNPEFYINLEIAGHHIGIYVVLFIVFAETGLFAGFFLPGDSLLFLSGIYSETLMQELIHIENEFTNVAVLATLVGIAGIIGNIFGYWFGAKSGHFLYSKKDNFWFKKKYLIQSRLFFEKHGGRAIIFARFLPIIRTFAPIVAGIVHMPKKKFMFYNILSSFLWSFVLIFAGHYLYTYLLERNIIDLKKNIELIVIGIIVISTAPLVINSIKNKMKVRK; from the coding sequence ATGAAAGAAGATTTTCACTGGACACAGTTATTAAATCCTGAATTTTACATTAACCTTGAAATAGCCGGGCATCACATTGGAATTTATGTGGTTCTGTTTATTGTTTTTGCCGAAACCGGTTTATTTGCTGGGTTCTTTTTGCCGGGCGACAGTTTGTTGTTCCTTAGCGGAATTTACAGCGAAACGCTAATGCAGGAATTGATTCATATTGAGAACGAATTTACCAATGTAGCTGTTTTAGCAACCTTGGTGGGGATTGCCGGAATTATAGGTAATATATTTGGATATTGGTTTGGAGCCAAAAGTGGACATTTTCTGTACTCTAAAAAAGATAATTTCTGGTTTAAAAAGAAGTACCTTATCCAATCCCGTTTGTTTTTTGAGAAACATGGGGGAAGAGCTATCATTTTTGCCCGATTTTTACCTATCATAAGAACATTTGCTCCTATTGTGGCCGGAATCGTTCATATGCCAAAGAAAAAATTCATGTTTTATAACATACTTAGTTCATTCCTTTGGTCGTTCGTGTTAATATTCGCCGGACACTATCTTTATACTTATTTGTTAGAGCGTAATATTATCGACCTTAAGAAAAATATCGAATTGATCGTAATTGGAATCATTGTTATTTCAACAGCGCCTTTAGTGATCAATTCAATTAAAAATAAAATGAAAGTCAGAAAGTAA
- a CDS encoding NAD(P)/FAD-dependent oxidoreductase → MDVSYWELKNWFTNVDYTVVGSGIVGLHAALRLRERFPDSKILILEKGALPEGASTKNAGFACFGSLSEIIEDLRNYSEEEVVQLIQKRWNGLNLLRKRLGDATIDFKPYGGYEVFLKEDESTYAECLQKLPFINEILRPLFRTDVFAKEVDRFDFKGIHEYLIFNPFEGQIDTGNMMQALLKEASTNNILILNRQTVTDFHDSGNGVQVNTTDFSFTSKKLLFATNGFADKLTKGEVRPARAQVLITEPIPNLDIKGTFHIDGGYYYFRNIDNRILLGGGRNLDFEGEATSEFGLTEKIQNRLEQLLSEVILPNTEYKIAHRWSGIMGLGSHKKPIIEQLSENVCCGVRLGGMGVAIGSLVGQELADLV, encoded by the coding sequence ATGGATGTTAGCTATTGGGAACTGAAGAATTGGTTTACCAACGTTGATTATACGGTTGTTGGCAGCGGTATTGTGGGTCTTCATGCTGCCTTACGTCTTCGTGAACGCTTTCCCGATAGCAAAATTCTCATACTTGAAAAAGGGGCACTGCCCGAAGGAGCCAGTACTAAAAACGCCGGTTTTGCCTGCTTTGGCAGTTTGTCCGAAATCATAGAGGATTTACGAAATTACAGTGAAGAGGAAGTTGTTCAGTTGATACAGAAACGCTGGAACGGACTTAATCTGTTGCGCAAACGTTTAGGTGATGCCACCATCGATTTCAAACCTTATGGAGGTTATGAAGTTTTTCTGAAGGAGGATGAAAGTACTTATGCCGAATGCCTTCAGAAATTGCCTTTCATTAATGAAATCCTGAGACCGCTTTTCAGAACCGATGTTTTTGCCAAAGAAGTAGATCGTTTTGATTTTAAAGGAATTCATGAGTATCTGATCTTTAATCCATTCGAAGGGCAAATCGATACCGGAAACATGATGCAGGCTTTGCTGAAAGAAGCATCCACAAACAATATTCTGATTTTAAACCGGCAGACCGTAACGGATTTTCATGATTCGGGAAATGGGGTCCAGGTGAATACTACTGATTTTTCGTTCACTTCTAAAAAACTGTTGTTTGCTACCAACGGTTTTGCAGATAAATTAACTAAAGGAGAGGTTCGTCCCGCAAGAGCCCAAGTCCTGATTACAGAACCGATTCCTAACCTTGATATTAAGGGAACTTTTCATATAGACGGCGGCTATTATTATTTCCGCAACATAGATAACAGAATCTTATTGGGTGGTGGAAGAAACCTTGACTTTGAAGGAGAAGCCACTTCCGAATTCGGCCTGACCGAAAAAATCCAAAATCGTTTGGAACAATTGCTTTCCGAAGTGATTTTGCCCAATACCGAATATAAAATTGCGCACCGCTGGAGCGGCATTATGGGCTTAGGCTCACACAAAAAACCAATTATTGAACAATTGTCTGAAAATGTGTGTTGCGGTGTTCGCCTAGGAGGAATGGGCGTAGCCATAGGGAGTCTGGTCGGGCAGGAATTAGCAGATTTAGTATAA
- a CDS encoding T9SS-dependent choice-of-anchor J family protein: MMKKYLSFKVLFVLVFLSFQANVKAQLATLDMSGNYKVTGTSAIWWDYQYKPTGSSTYTQSAIIQGGTTSLVRLNPFVSWDFRIRFYGYTGQPGPWGSDITVNSDYAAISKSVGYTFDFNSNALNDGWRGYRLENVTSNTNSNIEPATSYYNGVSGMSMFMGWGSSYGTMLVSPKIPDLATDKKFSIYAMADQSNSSIVLGTIADPYDSSTFHPLKTVTLSGLGFKEIKVFLNNYNGQDKYIAIKSSGNYGRVFFDDFSYQQSVNCFDNTNLAVSDVTESTAKINFTADSAQNSWELELKNVTYGITETMMIGTNVDYQLQNLTGNTTYQVRLRANCAEGLYSNWTPTQSFTTSCSTIAAGYQTSFLEKNYFNPCWSRIEVGANVYQAPIGGNTSIVPRTGSKYIQMINSSVSAANKSYLITPYITDLANDKRVKFFMVAKGNYNYITSSLIVGTMSNPSDETTFVPLKTISPLEMNEINGFEVNDFWKEHIVYLDNYDNNINHHYIAIKQNNIADGSTFHIDDFTYEVIPSCKEPVNLKMVKSTYDSAILSWENNNTPSNGSWQIEYGPAGFTLGTGVTVNASITTATLTNLLPFTNYEFYVRSQCGAGFSNWSDRGVFKTKCEGVTAGYTHDFENGNFDSNCWARITPKIRNNFYSPDAFIYYTSPYGSTPTTPHSGTKMISIMSSNSSPDNYENEKTILVPPRLIDLNNERKISFWAYVPSSVYNKLTNIQVGTLSNPEDYQTFVPFEDITTGFQLDAWKKYEVDFSGYYGSNKFIGIRIFTYDGDNYIVYLDDFAYENHNCAKPTNLSALQSGSDRVALNWNINNNNPVHCEVEYGEYGFTPGTGTVVTVTSLPLTITNLTPNTKYQFRVRNICDSNVVNWSNLYSFKISCMVSAPFEEKFDQYTPTNAYLIPGFCWTVYESSTSPNQISTYSGVKQYSFNNFSSSPNSAQLYCYNVSSNTVASTAYFISPFLSDFDNTKRIKFWAKSWNVKSGEYVSVGVLSNPLDLNTFVNYQNIYFDNVPPYGKEVNIDFTNYTGNGKYIAFKLVSSDGDSKAVYFDDFKYLSRQNCMEPVNIEFLNLSNDSVLLKWNNTNGENVKIEYGPTGFLPGTGLVAYSTTNQSLVEGLSQNTAYDFYFKTLCGSGESIIVGPKKITTTCNIYALPWVENFSNMSTYGNNLLPDCFKMLYGNFSAKNAPQTVSGYNYDHIINGSGDSTYLHFINNFSTKIHTPMFNLVAGTTYKFSLFARCSYQYGPGAIYATAGRGQEEHYMEANLQTIGSLSEYNYNQLNFYFTPVESGDYSYLVNFMGSSSINMIADKFQLEEGYENLITESSEVFDFQSGVSSKLILESTLQSKVLNSGEPGNSTNKLLIMNGSTDSSAWMAKGDVLKNNEITIGDVWKNNVNNITKVNMKVASGSVSGNLYLRFNLKQTFINSNNESMFRVLVNGNVLETIRPTTSNQDAFVTYEYDLTPYLGSDLRISLQHIGKSAGGTIGDKAFLDNIVFSPSSLLSSEEVVWSNLKVYPNPTKNHITVSNSEILSKIEIINIAGQVLFSNKPNQTEVKLDLSNYPVSVYFVRVTSDNKSAIIKIVKN, translated from the coding sequence ATGATGAAAAAGTACCTATCGTTTAAAGTTTTATTTGTATTAGTATTTCTGAGTTTTCAAGCTAACGTAAAGGCACAGTTAGCTACGTTGGATATGTCCGGAAATTATAAGGTGACCGGAACCAGCGCAATATGGTGGGATTATCAGTATAAGCCTACTGGAAGCTCTACTTATACACAATCAGCTATAATTCAGGGCGGTACTACGTCTTTGGTTAGACTCAACCCTTTTGTTTCCTGGGATTTCAGGATCCGTTTTTATGGTTATACCGGCCAGCCGGGGCCTTGGGGTTCTGATATTACGGTGAATTCGGATTATGCGGCAATTTCAAAATCCGTTGGTTACACGTTTGATTTTAATTCAAATGCATTAAATGATGGATGGCGTGGGTATCGCCTGGAAAATGTTACTTCGAATACAAATAGTAATATTGAGCCAGCAACCTCTTACTATAATGGTGTTTCTGGAATGTCCATGTTTATGGGTTGGGGTTCTAGTTATGGTACTATGTTGGTTTCTCCTAAAATTCCGGATTTAGCAACAGACAAGAAGTTTTCGATTTACGCTATGGCCGATCAATCGAATAGCTCTATTGTTTTAGGTACCATTGCAGATCCTTACGATTCTTCAACTTTTCATCCGTTAAAAACGGTTACTCTTTCAGGATTGGGATTTAAGGAAATTAAGGTTTTTCTAAACAATTATAATGGACAGGATAAATATATTGCCATTAAGAGTTCGGGAAATTATGGTAGAGTTTTTTTTGATGACTTCAGTTATCAGCAGTCAGTGAACTGTTTTGACAATACCAATTTGGCAGTTTCAGATGTGACGGAAAGTACTGCAAAAATTAACTTTACAGCGGATTCCGCTCAAAATAGTTGGGAACTGGAACTTAAGAACGTGACCTACGGCATTACGGAAACTATGATGATTGGTACTAATGTTGATTACCAGCTTCAGAATTTAACAGGGAACACTACCTATCAGGTAAGGCTAAGAGCTAATTGTGCGGAAGGACTGTACTCGAATTGGACTCCGACACAATCTTTTACAACCTCTTGTTCTACAATCGCTGCGGGATACCAGACATCTTTTTTGGAGAAAAATTATTTCAATCCTTGTTGGTCCAGAATAGAAGTTGGTGCGAATGTTTATCAGGCCCCTATTGGCGGTAATACTAGTATAGTACCCAGAACAGGAAGCAAGTATATTCAGATGATCAATTCATCTGTTTCAGCAGCAAATAAATCATACCTGATAACACCTTATATAACTGATCTTGCTAACGATAAGAGGGTGAAATTCTTCATGGTAGCGAAAGGAAATTACAATTATATTACAAGTTCATTAATTGTAGGAACAATGTCAAACCCTTCAGACGAGACCACATTTGTACCCCTGAAGACCATTTCACCATTGGAAATGAATGAAATCAATGGTTTTGAAGTGAATGATTTTTGGAAAGAACATATTGTATATTTGGATAATTACGACAATAATATTAATCATCACTATATTGCCATTAAGCAAAACAATATTGCTGACGGAAGCACCTTTCATATTGACGATTTTACTTACGAAGTAATACCGTCCTGTAAAGAGCCGGTAAATCTTAAGATGGTCAAATCGACTTATGACTCAGCGATATTGAGTTGGGAAAATAATAACACGCCTTCCAATGGAAGCTGGCAAATAGAATACGGTCCTGCCGGCTTTACATTAGGAACCGGAGTAACTGTAAATGCTTCGATAACAACAGCTACACTTACAAACCTCTTGCCTTTTACGAATTACGAATTTTATGTTCGAAGCCAATGCGGTGCCGGATTCAGCAATTGGTCTGACCGTGGTGTTTTCAAAACGAAATGCGAAGGAGTTACTGCTGGTTATACCCATGATTTTGAGAATGGGAATTTTGACTCCAACTGTTGGGCAAGAATTACACCTAAAATTAGGAATAATTTTTACAGTCCAGATGCTTTTATTTATTATACATCGCCATATGGTTCCACGCCGACAACTCCTCATTCCGGGACCAAGATGATTAGTATTATGTCATCAAACAGCAGTCCGGATAATTATGAAAATGAGAAGACCATTTTAGTACCACCACGTCTTATTGATTTAAACAATGAAAGGAAGATTTCTTTTTGGGCATACGTCCCATCAAGTGTTTACAATAAGCTTACAAATATTCAGGTTGGGACACTTAGTAATCCTGAAGATTACCAAACTTTTGTGCCTTTTGAAGATATAACGACCGGCTTTCAGTTGGATGCCTGGAAAAAGTATGAAGTTGACTTCTCAGGATACTATGGCAGTAATAAGTTTATAGGGATACGAATTTTTACCTATGATGGAGATAATTATATTGTTTATCTCGATGATTTTGCGTACGAGAATCATAATTGTGCAAAACCAACTAATTTATCTGCATTACAGTCCGGTTCAGATCGTGTGGCTTTAAATTGGAACATCAATAATAATAATCCGGTTCATTGTGAGGTTGAATACGGGGAATATGGTTTTACTCCGGGAACAGGTACCGTTGTTACTGTAACAAGTCTTCCGTTAACCATTACGAATCTGACTCCCAATACAAAATATCAGTTTAGAGTAAGAAACATCTGTGATTCAAACGTGGTAAACTGGAGTAATCTTTACAGTTTTAAAATTTCATGTATGGTAAGTGCTCCATTCGAAGAAAAATTCGATCAGTATACACCCACTAATGCTTATCTAATACCAGGTTTTTGTTGGACGGTTTATGAGAGTAGTACCAGTCCTAACCAGATATCGACTTACAGTGGAGTTAAGCAATATTCTTTTAATAACTTTAGCAGTTCACCTAATTCTGCACAATTATACTGCTATAACGTTTCTTCCAATACTGTTGCGAGCACGGCGTATTTTATATCTCCTTTTTTAAGTGATTTTGACAATACGAAGAGAATTAAATTTTGGGCAAAGTCATGGAATGTTAAAAGTGGTGAATATGTATCGGTTGGTGTTTTATCGAATCCTTTAGATTTAAACACATTTGTAAATTATCAGAATATTTATTTCGATAATGTACCGCCATACGGAAAAGAAGTAAATATTGATTTTACAAACTATACAGGTAATGGTAAATACATTGCTTTCAAATTGGTTAGCAGTGACGGCGATTCCAAGGCTGTTTATTTTGACGATTTCAAATACCTGAGCCGACAGAATTGTATGGAGCCGGTTAATATCGAATTTTTAAATTTATCCAATGATTCTGTCTTATTGAAATGGAATAACACTAATGGCGAAAATGTAAAAATTGAGTATGGTCCGACAGGTTTTTTACCAGGGACAGGTCTTGTGGCTTACAGTACAACGAATCAAAGTTTAGTCGAGGGACTTTCTCAGAATACCGCTTACGACTTTTATTTTAAGACATTATGTGGTTCAGGAGAGTCTATAATCGTAGGGCCTAAGAAGATAACTACTACCTGTAATATTTATGCATTGCCTTGGGTGGAAAACTTTAGTAATATGTCCACTTACGGAAACAATTTGTTGCCTGACTGTTTTAAAATGTTATATGGTAATTTTTCGGCTAAAAATGCTCCGCAAACTGTTAGTGGTTATAATTATGATCACATAATAAATGGTTCTGGAGACAGCACATATCTTCATTTTATCAATAATTTTTCTACTAAAATTCATACTCCGATGTTTAATCTGGTTGCAGGGACAACATATAAATTCAGTCTTTTTGCAAGATGTTCTTACCAGTATGGCCCAGGGGCCATTTATGCTACCGCAGGTAGAGGTCAGGAAGAACATTACATGGAGGCAAATCTTCAAACCATTGGAAGTCTCTCGGAATATAACTATAACCAGCTTAATTTCTATTTTACACCAGTTGAATCAGGTGATTACAGTTATCTGGTTAATTTTATGGGAAGCAGTTCCATTAACATGATTGCTGATAAATTTCAACTTGAAGAAGGTTATGAGAATCTTATAACAGAATCTAGTGAGGTATTTGATTTTCAATCGGGCGTAAGTAGTAAGCTGATTCTTGAAAGTACTTTACAGAGCAAGGTCCTTAATTCGGGGGAACCTGGTAATTCAACAAATAAGCTTTTAATAATGAATGGTTCCACCGATTCATCAGCATGGATGGCAAAGGGTGATGTTTTGAAGAACAATGAAATTACAATTGGTGATGTTTGGAAGAATAATGTAAATAATATTACGAAAGTAAATATGAAAGTGGCTTCGGGTTCTGTTTCAGGGAACTTATATCTGCGATTTAATTTAAAGCAAACCTTTATCAATAGCAATAATGAGTCGATGTTCAGGGTTTTGGTAAATGGGAACGTACTGGAAACAATTCGACCGACTACTTCTAATCAGGATGCTTTTGTAACTTATGAATATGATTTAACGCCATACCTTGGCAGTGATTTAAGAATTTCACTTCAACACATCGGAAAATCTGCAGGCGGGACTATAGGCGATAAGGCCTTTTTAGATAATATTGTCTTTTCACCTTCATCGCTGCTTTCTAGTGAAGAAGTTGTATGGAGTAATTTGAAAGTCTATCCGAATCCAACAAAAAACCATATTACAGTTTCTAACAGTGAAATACTTTCAAAAATTGAAATTATAAATATAGCTGGACAAGTTTTGTTTTCTAATAAGCCAAATCAGACTGAAGTTAAATTAGATTTGTCCAATTACCCTGTTAGTGTTTATTTTGTCAGGGTAACAAGTGATAATAAAAGTGCAATTATTAAAATTGTGAAAAATTAG
- the mtgA gene encoding monofunctional biosynthetic peptidoglycan transglycosylase, which produces MAAKKPVKKQPAKAKPKTEKRSLRRRIAVFFLKLFLWLFGLSILSVIIFKFVPVPFTPLMITRALEQKEAGKEMTCSHDWVPLEDISTNLQKAVIASEDGNFLRHNGFDFKALANAYESNQRGKKLKGGSTISQQTAKNVFLWQGRSYLRKGLEAYFTVMIELIWGKERIMEVYLNSIEMGDGVYGAQAACEHWYSKDAKSLTKYQAAGIAAILPNPRKFKASNSSSYTNRRKDKIVRVMRHIGKIDYDSGK; this is translated from the coding sequence ATGGCTGCCAAAAAACCTGTAAAAAAACAACCGGCTAAAGCAAAACCCAAAACCGAAAAACGCAGTTTGAGAAGAAGGATAGCTGTATTTTTCCTGAAGCTTTTTTTATGGCTTTTCGGGTTGTCTATCCTATCGGTTATTATTTTCAAATTCGTTCCGGTACCCTTTACACCTTTAATGATAACTCGTGCATTGGAGCAAAAAGAAGCCGGAAAAGAAATGACCTGCAGCCATGATTGGGTGCCGTTGGAAGATATTTCGACAAATCTTCAAAAAGCCGTCATTGCCAGTGAAGACGGTAATTTCTTAAGACACAATGGTTTCGATTTTAAAGCCTTGGCCAATGCATACGAAAGCAATCAAAGAGGAAAAAAATTAAAAGGTGGGAGTACAATATCCCAACAGACGGCTAAAAATGTCTTTTTATGGCAGGGCCGAAGTTATCTGCGTAAAGGTTTGGAAGCCTATTTTACCGTGATGATTGAATTGATTTGGGGCAAAGAACGTATCATGGAAGTCTACCTAAACAGTATCGAAATGGGTGATGGCGTGTATGGCGCTCAAGCGGCCTGCGAACATTGGTACTCAAAAGATGCAAAAAGTTTAACGAAATATCAAGCTGCAGGAATAGCTGCCATCCTTCCCAATCCAAGAAAATTTAAGGCGTCTAATTCTTCGTCATATACTAACAGAAGAAAGGATAAGATTGTTCGCGTCATGCGTCATATCGGAAAGATAGATTATGACTCCGGGAAGTAA
- a CDS encoding TIGR00266 family protein, producing MTSHEIDYHIYGEEMQYVEIELDPQEVVIAEAGSFMMMDNGIKMETIFGDGSGEQQGFLGKLMTAGKRVLTGESLFMTAYINNDAGKRKVSFASPYPGKIVPIDLTEYQGKFICQKDSFLCAAKGVSVGIEFSQKLGRGLFGGEGFIMQKIEGDGMAFVHSGGTLARKELQPGEVLKVDTGCIVGFTKDVDYDIEFVGGIKNSIFGGEGLFYATLRGPGIVYIQSLPFSRLADRIIAAAPKAGGSGREEGSLLGGLGRMIDGDNRF from the coding sequence ATGACATCACACGAAATAGATTACCATATTTATGGTGAAGAAATGCAATATGTAGAAATCGAATTGGATCCTCAGGAAGTGGTTATTGCCGAGGCGGGCAGTTTCATGATGATGGATAACGGGATCAAAATGGAAACGATTTTTGGAGACGGTTCCGGAGAGCAACAAGGTTTTTTAGGTAAATTGATGACCGCCGGAAAACGCGTTTTAACTGGAGAAAGTCTGTTCATGACAGCTTATATAAATAATGATGCAGGAAAACGAAAAGTGTCGTTTGCATCACCTTATCCGGGAAAAATTGTTCCTATCGATTTAACAGAATACCAAGGGAAATTCATTTGCCAGAAAGATTCATTTCTTTGTGCTGCAAAAGGGGTTTCTGTTGGGATTGAATTCTCTCAGAAATTAGGCCGCGGATTATTCGGCGGAGAAGGCTTTATTATGCAGAAAATCGAAGGCGACGGGATGGCGTTCGTGCATTCGGGCGGAACTCTGGCGCGTAAGGAATTACAGCCGGGCGAAGTTCTGAAAGTTGATACGGGGTGTATCGTAGGATTCACCAAAGATGTCGATTATGACATCGAATTTGTTGGCGGAATCAAAAATTCGATTTTCGGTGGGGAAGGACTGTTCTATGCGACACTTCGCGGACCAGGAATCGTTTACATTCAATCGTTACCTTTCAGTAGATTGGCCGATCGAATCATCGCAGCGGCTCCAAAAGCTGGAGGAAGCGGAAGGGAAGAAGGCAGTTTGCTTGGCGGATTAGGACGAATGATCGACGGAGACAACCGATTCTAA
- a CDS encoding MarR family winged helix-turn-helix transcriptional regulator: MNYTLLKDFINLLQDFESAASANNYEKDLTGFKNWIYAEMKSKEHLTEPNWEGKEKGRSPESVINTLIVHMNRYAKSYSRSAIYGSDFSSQEDFIYLINLKAFGEMTKMDLIKKNVHEKPAGMQIINRLIAQGWVNQTASEIDKRSKVLKISKKGLKALESQMGKIREATQIVTGDLTHNEKMDLIRLLSKLNDFHQPIYNKNIEPEHLLNEFLNDKKR, encoded by the coding sequence ATGAACTATACATTATTAAAAGATTTCATCAATCTTTTGCAGGATTTTGAATCTGCTGCATCCGCCAACAACTATGAAAAGGACTTAACCGGATTTAAGAACTGGATTTATGCTGAGATGAAAAGTAAAGAGCATTTAACCGAACCCAATTGGGAAGGCAAAGAAAAGGGACGAAGTCCAGAAAGCGTCATTAACACCTTGATTGTTCATATGAACAGATATGCTAAGAGTTATTCCAGGTCTGCCATCTACGGTTCAGACTTTTCTTCTCAGGAAGATTTTATATATCTCATAAATCTTAAAGCCTTTGGTGAAATGACTAAAATGGACTTGATAAAAAAGAATGTCCACGAAAAGCCTGCCGGTATGCAAATTATCAATCGGTTAATTGCACAAGGTTGGGTAAATCAAACAGCTTCTGAAATTGATAAGAGAAGTAAGGTTTTAAAAATCAGCAAAAAAGGCCTTAAAGCTTTAGAAAGTCAAATGGGAAAGATCAGAGAAGCAACTCAAATTGTTACAGGAGATTTAACACATAATGAGAAGATGGATTTAATCAGATTACTAAGCAAACTCAATGATTTTCATCAACCGATTTATAACAAAAACATCGAACCCGAACATTTATTGAATGAATTTTTAAATGATAAAAAGCGATGA